A region of Asterias amurensis chromosome 20, ASM3211899v1 DNA encodes the following proteins:
- the LOC139952628 gene encoding orexin receptor type 2-like, translated as MEPEMDMENPAFNSSMQSDMVYHQEILDILKSKVFPAPYEYLIIAIYGLVFLLAIIGNTLVCIAVLRNEHMRTVTNYYIVNLAVADILVSLVCLPVTVVVDVSETWFFGGVLCLIIPYIQNTSVCVSVFTLTMIAVDRFLAICYPLKFQSSARRTIISVIVIWCVSLAITLANPLTMEVTGQKWMDGVNPVWLSKCVEKKWDKTEGRKAYYVVMLVFTYIIPLYIIGLAYMMVCVRLWSGIPSDETSCQGKKAGNNNSGHAKGKRVMNKSTEAQLQSRRKVARMLIVVVVIFAVCYLPIRVLNVLSAFGAFSKANVDMMAHSANLGVAYLIAHMMAFINSAINPLIYNFMSAKFRQAFKMTFNCCGSDSKRHSRYTQRYTKCQSFNQSSAISDSRANTNTECFSMANRPNSIVHTTEA; from the exons ATGGAACCGGAAATGGACATGGAAAACCCTGCTTTCAACTCGAGTATGCAATCAGACATGGTATACCACCAGGAAATCCTCGACATTCTGAAAAGCAAAGTCTTCCCTGCTCCATATGAATACCTAATAATTGCCATCTATGGATTGGTGTTCCTGCTAGCGATCATCGGTAACACGCTAGTATGTATCGCCGTACTGCGTAATGAACACATGCGTACTGTTACCAATTATTACATTGTGAATCTTGCCGTGGCAGACATCTTGGTATCTTTAGTTTGTCTTCCTGTTACTGTGGTTGTGGACGTCTCAGAGACTTGGTTCTTCGGAGGTGTATTGTGTTTAATCATTCCCTACATACAG AACACCTCAGTGTGCGTGTCTGTTTTCACGCTGACAATGATCGCAGTGGACAGGTTCCTGGCAATCTGTTACCCTCTGAAGTTCCAGAGCTCAGCAAGACGTACCATCATCTCAGTCATCGTCATCTGGTGCGTGTCACTTGCCATCACTCTGGCCAATCCACTCACAATGGAAGTAACCGGTCAAAAATGGATGGATGGCGTCAACCCAGTGTGGCTTTCAAAATGTGTAGAA AAAAAATGGGATAAAACCGAAGGGAGGAAAGCATACTATGTTGTTATGCTGGTGTTTACGTACATAATTCCTCTCTACATAATCGGACTTGCGTACATGATG GTTTGTGTACGACTGTGGTCTGGTATCCCGAGTGACGAGACAAGTTGTCAAGGTAAAAAGGCTGGGAACAACAACTCCGGCCATGCAAAGGGCAAAAGGGTAATGAACAAGAGCACCGAAGCCCAACTGCAATCTCGCCGTAAGGTAGCTCGTATGCTGATTGTGGTAGTGGTCATCTTCGCTGTATGCTATCTACCAATTCGTGTGCTGAATGTTTTAAG TGCGTTCGGTGCGTTCTCCAAGGCGAACGTTGACATGATGGCCCACAGTGCCAACCTTGGCGTTGCTTATCTCATTGCCCACATGATGGCGTTTATCAACAGCGCCATCAATCCTCTTATATACAACTTTATGAGTG CAAAGTTTCGTCAAGCATTCAAGATGAcgttcaactgttgtggttccGACTCCAAACGGCACTCCCGTTACACCCAGCGTTACACCAAATGCCAGTCCTTCAACCAAAGCTCTGCGATATCAGACAGCCGCGCAAACACCAATACGGAGTGCTTCTCTATGGCTAACCGACCCAATTCCATTGTACATACAACCGAGGCTTAG
- the LOC139952258 gene encoding choline dehydrogenase, mitochondrial-like has translation MMTCRSGGLMRNAHRWGLSLWQNIQLRLVPDVGCCRHRAFHVSSTVRKDHSEYTHIIVGAGSAGCVLANRISAEPSNKVLLLEAGPKDYSWKIHMPAALMYPLSNDTYNWYYTTEPVPHMGNRKMYWPRGRVWGGSSSINAMCYVRGHALDYDRWEKEGAESWSYANCLPYFRRAQTHELGSDDYRGGDGPLHVSRGKTNNPLFQAFIDAGVQAGYPATDDMNGYQQEGFGYMDLSIHKGVRWSTASAYLRPAAKRENLTVTSKTFTNRVLFEGTKAVGVEYLEKGGVKTARASTEVILSGGAINSPQLLMLSGVGNADHLKEHDIPVVAHLPGVGENLQDHLDLYVQYECTQPITLYKAQWKFPHNMIRIGLEWFLFQTGLGATPHLEAGAFIRGRPGVEHPDIQFHFLPSVVINHGQDMGNCHAFQVHVGSMRETSKGYLKLRSKNPTDHPIIQPNYLDTEIDRWEMRQCVRLAREIIQQKALDPFRGRELQPGPKVENDDDLDEFVRQTGDSAYHPSCTCKMGSSSDPMTVVDSQTRVLGVENLRVVDASIMPSVVSGNLNAPTIMLAEKAADIILGKKPLPRSDAPVYHPASLETQR, from the coding sequence ATGATGACTTGCAGATCAGGTGGACTTATGAGGAATGCACATCGATGGGGCCTGTCACTATGGCAAAATATTCAACTCAGACTCGTCCCAGATGTAGGATGCTGCAGACACAGGGCCTTCCATGTCTCAAGCACTGTCCGCAAAGACCACAGCGAGTACACCCATATCATAGTAGGTGCTGGGTCGGCAGGGTGTGTCCTTGCAAACAGGATCAGTGCTGAGCCTTCAAACAAGGTCCTTCTCCTAGAGGCTGGCCCTAAGGACTACTCCTGGAAGATCCACATGCCTGCTGCTCTCATGTACCCTCTCTCTAACGACACCTACAACTGGTACTATACCACTGAACCAGTACCTCACATGGGGAACCGTAAGATGTACTGGCCACGAGGTCGGGTCTGGGGTGGCTCATCATCAATTAATGCCATGTGTTATGTCAGAGGCCATGCACTTGATTATGATCGCTGGGAGAAGGAGGGGGCAGAGTCCTGGTCCTATGCCAACTGCCTTCCATATTTTCGTCGAGCACAGACTCATGAGCTTGGATCTGATGACTATAGGGGAGGTGATGGACCTCTGCATGTTTCCCGCGGAAAGACAAATAATCCTCTCTTTCAAGCTTTTATAGATGCAGGAGTTCAAGCCGGATACCCAGCCACTGATGACATGAATGGGTATCAGCAAGAAGGCTTTGGTTATATGGACCTTTCCATTCACAAAGGCGTTCGTTGGAGCACTGCTAGCGCTTACCTCCGCCCTGCCGCTAAACGTGAAAATTTAACCGTCACTTCCAAAACTTTCACAAATCGTGTGCTCTTTGAGGGCACTAAAGCAGTAGGAGTGGAGTACCTTGAGAAAGGTGGGGTCAAAACGGCTAGAGCGTCCACCGAGGTCATCTTGTCAGGTGGAGCCATCAATTCGCCACAGCTTCTGATGCTCTCGGGTGTAGGAAACGCAGATCACCTGAAGGAACATGACATTCCAGTGGTGGCTCATCTTCCAGGAGTTGGTGAAAACCTGCAAGACCATCTTGATCTTTATGTGCAGTATGAATGCACTCAGCCGATCACACTGTACAAGGCACAGTGGAAATTCCCCCACAACATGATACGTATCGGTCTAGAGTGGTTCCTGTTCCAAACTGGTCTTGGTGCCACACCCCACTTAGAGGCAGGCGCCTTCATAAGAGGTCGCCCAGGTGTGGAACACCCTGACATCCAGTTCCACTTCCTCCCATCTGTTGTGATCAACCACGGCCAAGATATGGGCAACTGCCATGCATTCCAAGTTCACGTCGGATCGATGAGAGAAACAAGTAAAGGCTACCTCAAACTGCGGTCTAAGAATCCTACGGATCATCCAATCATCCAACCCAACTATTTGGACACTGAAATAGATCGTTGGGAGATGAGGCAGTGTGTCCGTCTCGCTCGAGAGATCATTCAACAGAAAGCTTTGGACCCTTTCCGTGGACGTGAGCTCCAGCCGGGACCTAAAGTAGAAAACGACGACGATCTGGATGAGTTTGTCCGCCAGACAGGTGACTCAGCCTACCACCCATCGTGCACCTGCAAAATGGGAAGTTCTTCAGATCCAATGACGGTTGTTGATAGCCAGACTAGGGTCTTAGGAGTCGAGAATCTGCGTGTAGTGGACGCCTCTATTATGCCAAGTGTTGTCAGTGGAAATCTCAATGCACCCACAATCATGTTAGCTGAAAAGGCAGCCGATATTATACTTGGTAAGAAACCGTTACCAAGATCAGATGCTCCGGTGTACCATCCAGCCTCCTTGGAGACCCAGCGCTAA